aagatgaaagtgtttttaaattgatttcaaaaatttaattttgatcaaaatttttatatttttaattttcagagcttgtttttaatccaaatataacatatttatatgtttttggaatcaggaaatgatgaagaataagatgaacgtaaatttggatcgttttataaaaaatttctaatgaatttttaagccaccaagctgaaatgcaataccgaagtccggccttcgtcgaagattgcttggccaaaattttgattgaaatatgagggtgtgacagtgccgcctcaacttttacaaaaagccggatatgacgtcatcaaagacatttatcgaaaaaaagaaaaaaacttctggggatatcattcccaggaactctcatgtaaaatttcataaagatcggtccagtagttcagtctgaatcgctctacacacacacacgcacagacagacacacatacacatacaccacgaccctcgtctcgattccccctctacgttaaaacatttagtcaaaacttgactaaatgtaaaaagaaaatcaatTGCATGTATTACTGTATCTCTCGCAAGTCAAAGGAACCTTCAAATCAATTCTCTCTGAATACTTTCCCTTGACACTGTTGAAGAAAATGGTGTTACTGTTTGAATGACAATATAATAGGTTTTACCAAGGCTATCTGCCAACAAGTACTTTCCTCCCCCAAATTTAATATTCAAAGAACTCAGCTGCATGTATTCGTTTTACACAAGATGGAAAAATGTCAGACATACAACTTACACAGTACACACAGCCCCAGAAAATTAACCAAATGTGTTAAGTGCTACGTACTTTAGCTATTCTCCTCTGCTTACCTTGTTTACACAATGATACATTCAAAATCACAAATACTGAGCTCACGGATAGCAACGTACACTGATACATGGTAGTATCCTTGTAGACTCGATGCTCTTAGCCTCTATAAAAAGTTCCTTTCACATATTATTTGTCAGTACACCTCTCGTACTTTGTAGCAGGCGTTTGCTCACcattaaaaaacaaattaaGATTAATAATAAATTCTGCTACTTCGTTAAAGTATAAATATAATCCCAGATATGTAACAGTGAGTGTCATAAAACATTTTAAAGGAATGGATTTTTTGGGACTGTATTTCCTGCCCTTTCTTGACAGGTTATCATTCTATCACTATCAGactggggtttttttcttctattttcaAGTAAAAAAATATTAATGGTTCCAGTAGATGCTGCCAAGTTTGTTATGGGAAAATGTAATTCATCTAACAAAAGAACTAATTTTGCGTATATAGACAGCCACAACAGTTGTTTGCTTCTCCATAGCAGGAACACCCAGTATATATTGCAAAATGGTCTTCACTTACCCCAAGATACCTGCATATTGTATCACAGTAAACACCGACTAATTTGCAACCACCACAGATTTTCATGAACAGGAAACTGTCCCTGGACTGATAACCAAGCAAAAGAATATCAAATCGATGCTCAAGACGAAAGATCATCAGACGCTTGCACCATTTCCTGTGCAAAAACGTAAattccacatttgtggcttgcACCAATTTTTCTTTGCAAAGGAGTAAATTCCACATTAAACGCTTGAACCAGTTTCTTTGCAAAGACATAAGTTCATTAGATGCTTGCACAATCTTTGCGAAGGCGTAAACTCCACATTAAACGCTTGCACCCTTTTCTTTGCAAAGATGGTAAGTTCATTAGATGTTTGCATCATCTACATCAGATGCTTTCAtcactttttttgccaaatCCTTGCACTGCCATTGTAAAGTGAGCTGCCTGTAGGAACATGGTTTTTTTCCATGCTAAACCTCCATGTTAAGGTCTGAGCCGCGCCCAAGTTTCTGTTTCATCTTGTCTTCGTTTTTCAGTTTTGTCTTCTCTGTCCGTGTGTGCCACACCAAaatctaaaacaaaaagaagggTTTTCTTTGTAATAAATACCTGTTTAAAAATACAGACAGATGCACCCCATcctaagacacacacacccactctctctctcacacttctctcacacacacacactttcaaacACTCTCCTATGAAGTCCACATACAGCCATGTTTAcagctttttttttccaaactaccattaatgaaaagtttcaaaaatatctgaacatacacaaacatgcatCTTGTCTCTGTTCCATAAAAATGTCAAATGTGTAccttcagacatgggattcttccgtaaatttacggaattccgtaaatttttaggctccagggatcattcttgagattcgtgcaaatccgcgTAGAAAATTTcggggtatatgtaggtatagacccaagtttttcggccggtccgctgatcgcgacgctccattccatactattcttgaacggttagttcctaaaacggtcagactgttgctggtcgatccgtatgggaaagcgctctttgtctcctacagtcaccatttcaacgtagctatcggggattcagtataagcataccgtatgagaatgattcggcgccatttttacatcgcttcgagccacctgccaaaatgatgaggaagctaaagcgagacgaaaccgttctagcccgggaaattgaccagcagaagtacaagaaaaatctctggagattcgactggctcgatgaagttgtatcattgagctggaaatacgagaaaggccagaagacacaagacgtgaaactgaaagttggcgatgcttttgctaagatcaacttgccgggaaaagctcagtgcactttgtgcaacgatgttaatgttatcaactacggctccaatggaaagactgccctcaaaagccacttgaaaagcaacaagcacctgactatcctgaaaacccagtcgggtaatcagtcactggggtcgtttggcaccgacaaggtaagaacattgaaaccacaccgtcacacgcctcccccaccccccgcctctctctctctctctctctttctcctccttattttgagtcttagcgtaaaattaatttgagaaacatgggaaggaagagaagggggggggggggggggggctatgattaagctgaaatatgcatttcagggccatttttgtgtgtctaaaacactaaaaaccttcagcttctgggggctttgcccccagaccccgaccaggggcgttgcccctggaccctactgggggccccccaccttctttttccttaattatcactttttctgaatcccatgtctgacctTTGAACAACCGTTGGCCTTGGGTTCAAGGTCAGACAGCATGACACCAAGGCCACTCAGCAGAGTGGATTCCTGGTAGCCTCGCTGTACAGCATTCGTGAACTGTGCGTTGGGGTGTTGCAGTAAGAGTCGTACGTTGACAGCAAAGCCGGCCATGTCCATGGCAAAGGGACGTTGCGGCTTCCAGTATGTGAACCATCCCGTCACCTGAAGGAAGACAAATAAAGCATGCATCACTATGCAGAGAATTCATAGCTAGAATGACAGGAGAAACATAGAAAAATTTGAAAAGGTGAATATATTTTGTTCATCTGCACAAAAGTTTTCTCATACCTACCAAGTGCACTGTTACGTCTAaatcaacaagaggcgaagccttcaaggctcacgtaagaaatcgacaaacagtaacacaaactcaatcactccgtcacacatacacaaacacacacacacacagtaagcataggtgacactgtgcaagaaagcgagaatctagatctgtctgtctgcatgtagcctgtaacttacagggacacgactgccaactagtctcggcccgctcaaaataacaatgaccgagactttcagtaattccttcgcgtgacgtctaaccctcttacgccataatgtgacgtctgcAAATGTTAacgtttctaccacagacatacacacgcacagacagacaaagttacgatcgcataggctacacttacgtgagccaaaaatagagGAATAACACAGGAATTTTGGCTGCTGTGGGTTAGGTTCGATAATGGACAATGACGAGCGTTATAGTCCTTAGAACTCGATGCAACGGCTGTAGGATTTGTTATTCATTAACTCTTGAATTATAAAAGCCACCACACTTAGGGCTCTGAAAGCGAGGATATGCAGAAAACaagtttgtgagtgtgtgtgcatgtgtgtgtgcctgtgcatGTGAATGCATTTCTTTTAGTTTTTGCCCAAAAGTGTACACACATATCTTTACATCTATGTTTGTTCTATGTTACTTACCGTTCCCCTGACAACGATCGGGCTTTCATAGCGTAGACCACCAACCAAGCCCACAGGCCAAACAGATACCTTCCGAGTGTATCTCATCTGGAAAACATCCATGTACGTAGCACATGAGAGTTGAGACAACAGATTTTATAAACAGATACCAACAAGAAGACGTACATGTAAAACTTGTTACAAGTGTTGTTAGTACATTTTCTATTACTATTGGAGTAGATCAATCCACCAATTATGTTTtcatacctttttttctttatttggtgtttaacgtcgttttcaaccacgaaggttatatcgcgacgaggaaagggggggggggggggggggagatgggatagagccacttgttaattgtttcttgttcacaaaagcactaataaaaaaattgctccaggggcttgcaacgtagtacaatatattaccttattgggagaatgcaagtttccagtacaaaggacttaacatttcttacatactgcttgactaaaatctttacaaacattgactatattctatacaagaaacacttaacaagggtaaaggaagaaacagaatcccttagtcgcctcttacgacatgctggggagcatcgggtaaattcttccccctaacccgcgatGGTGTTTTGATACCTGGAAAGTTGTCTTTTGAATCTTTATGGATCTATACCTATGAATttttagaataaaaaaaaccccaatCTTCATACATGTCCATACGTATGCTTACAACCACCTCAGGCTTTTCCATATAATGAATATCTGCACAAAAACATACCTTTGCTGATAACAAATAAACAACCAACCCAACTCAGTTGCAACACACACGCAATCTTTTAAGCaggcagacacaaacaaacctcCTCAAAGAGCTGCATACTGTATGTATTGTCATCGTCAGCAAAATAAACGACAGCGGGTTCTAGCTTCTTTTTGAGTGCCGTTTCCCTCAACCACTGAAGCCCGGCGTTCCTCTGTAACACTCCACGAGGCTTCAGCCAGTTTGGATCAGTGTCTGTCAGTTTCACCTGTCAGAAGAATATAAAAATATTGGAAAATTACAAAAGAGTAAATACCTTGCTCTTTAAGAAGGCTACTAAGAATGGTTGAGAAAATATGCAGAAATTCTGTTCTTTTTACAAGGAAATCAAGCATTAAAATTCAGTGTCAGCATGAGGTTAATCAAACAGTCTGTTAACTGTGAAATGGAAATAAAAActttaagagagaaagagagggggacagagagagagagagataaaaaggAAGATCAAGAGAGAGCAGATCATTGTCATAACCTTGTTTCTCACATAATTACCTCCCTTCACTCACTCACCTGGCTTCCTTACAgttataccgtaaaatccctagcataagcccaccatctagcaaacgcccaccccccactttgggccaaaagttgtgcattggggtaactacctagcaaacgcccaccctgaatttttcaaagagactgtaggctcactttcaccaggatttgtgcagactgttctaaaagtcatctttttccccgtctttaccttttcgtgtttctttccttttttgactcacatgcgaagcaaaagtgagtctatgtactcacccgagtcgtccgtccggacgtccggaaaactttaacgttggatatttcttggacactattcagtctatcagtaccaaatttggcaagatggtgtatgatgacaaggccccaaaaaacatacatagcatcttgaccttgcttcaaggtcaaggtcgcaggggccataaatgttgcctaaaaaacagctatttttcacatttttcacattttctctgaagtttttgagattcaatacctcacctatatatgatatatagggcaaagtaagccccatcttttgataccagtttggtttaccttgcttcaaggtcaaggtcacaggagctcttcaaagttggattgtatacatattttgaagtgaccttgaccctgaactatggaagataactgtttcaaacttaaaaattatgtggggcacatgttatgctttcatcatgagacacatttggtcacatatgatcaaggtcaaggtcactttgacccttatgaaatgtgaccaaaataaggtagtgaaccactaaaagtgaccatatctcatggtagaaagagccaataagcaccattgtacttcctatgtcttgaattaacagctttgtgttgcatgaccttggatgaccttgatcacatgtattttggtaggaaaaatgtgtaaagcagttcttagtgtatgatgtcattgctgtaaaggtcaaggtcaagcatgtgagtcgtatgggctttgcccttcttgttcttattctttgtcccctctcctcactcccacccatcgttcatgttttttcgagtttctcttctctttttatatttagtcaagttttgactaaatattttaacatcgagggggaatcgaaacgagggtcgtggtgtatgtgcgtgtgtgtgtgtgtctgtgtgtctgtgtgtctgtgtgtgtgtgtgtgtagagcgattcagactaaactactgggccgatctttatgaaatttgacatgagagttcctgggtatgaaatccccgaacgtttttttcatttttttgataaatgtctttgatgacgtcatatccggcttttcgtgaaagttgaggcggcactgtcacgccctcatttttcaaccaaattggttgaaattttggtcaagtaatcttcgacgaagcccggggttcggtattgcatttcagcttggtggcttaaaaattaattaatgactttggtcattaaaaatctgaaaattgtaaaaaaaaataaaaatttataaaacgatccaaatttacgtttatcttattctccatcatttgctgattccaaaaacatataaatatgttatattcggattaaaaacaagctctgaaaattaaatatataaaaattattatcaaattttttttttcgaaatcaatttaaaaacactttcatcttattccttgtcggttcctgattccaaaaatatatggatatgatatgtttggattaaaaacacgctcagaaagttaaaacaaagagaggtacagaaaagcgtgctatccttcttagcgcaactactaccccgctcttcttgtcaatttcactgcctttgccatgagcggtggactgacgatgctacgagtcagtttcattctgtgagttcgacagctacttgactaaatattgtattttcgccttacgcgacttgtttttccctaagtttgtgggtttttctttctcagaaagattgggccttttgaagacaaaatccaagttcagttaacgtttcatttccaaaggcgatcgtgtaatttcttccctgtacagaaagaaagggcttcattggtgttgacatttcatcaagttttgatgttgtgttgttatttgataaattgtgttgttattgtttgtccttgcaaaggtctggcgattttctttttactcataaatttatatgaatgactatgctcgtgttgttttcagaagagccccctctctctctctctctctctctctctctctctctctctctctctctctctctctctctctctctctctctctctctctctctctctctctctctctctctctctctctctctctctctctctctctctctctctctctctctctctctctctctctctctctctctctctctctctctctctctctctctctctctctctctctctctctctctctctctctctctctctctctctctctctctctctctctctctctctctctctctctctctctctctctctctctctctctctctctctctctctctctctctctctctctctctctctctctctctctctcctctctctctctctctctctctctctctctctctctctctctctctctctctctctctctctctctctctctctctctctctctctctctctctctctctctctctctttctcatggttggccttctttgcctcaaagtccttttttttcttttttccttcacttctactcacacgacctaatTTACATGCTTTctgggtttgtattcactcaattacacggttgagcacaaaacttactttgtgcaaaggggtctatccctagcaaacgcccaccccccaattttgccctaaatctgtgcacagggggggtgggcttatgctagggattttacggtacatgTATTTGCAGCAACCCAACTTGCCACAAACTTTCTACACAAGCACACAATTTTCACCTGGAAAAAATACTGCGCACACAATAAAGTGCACCAAATCTAGCTCCACACACCTC
This Littorina saxatilis isolate snail1 linkage group LG17, US_GU_Lsax_2.0, whole genome shotgun sequence DNA region includes the following protein-coding sequences:
- the LOC138952956 gene encoding galactosylgalactosylxylosylprotein 3-beta-glucuronosyltransferase 3-like — its product is MKRLVHPRRFVQFYLVLVTCAVILLLANYAAWCPEEEEIKAGQDLLETYRERIREADVTINQLNAKLRARPSLESIHKHQNEYIPGLPMIYLITPTHSRLEQKADLVRLSYTLLHVYNIHWIIIEDSDIKTPVVSNFLKTSGLNYTHRNVKTPPEVKLTDTDPNWLKPRGVLQRNAGLQWLRETALKKKLEPAVVYFADDDNTYSMQLFEEMRYTRKVSVWPVGLVGGLRYESPIVVRGTVTGWFTYWKPQRPFAMDMAGFAVNVRLLLQHPNAQFTNAVQRGYQESTLLSGLGVMLSDLEPKANGCSKILVWHTRTEKTKLKNEDKMKQKLGRGSDLNMEV